A stretch of the Thermoanaerobaculia bacterium genome encodes the following:
- a CDS encoding DUF5818 domain-containing protein, whose translation MRPRCFGMLAAFLLSASAFAADSPPARLFVGIVSDSECGLDHARMKKQHHLPNDLACTRECCDKYKQDYVLADHTSGDVYQLDDQKTARRFANRVVRVLGTLEAESGTIHVLRIEPVR comes from the coding sequence GTGAGACCCCGCTGCTTTGGAATGCTCGCGGCGTTCCTTCTCTCCGCGTCGGCGTTCGCGGCGGATTCCCCGCCCGCCCGGCTCTTCGTGGGCATCGTCTCGGACAGCGAGTGCGGCCTCGACCACGCGCGGATGAAGAAGCAGCACCACCTGCCCAACGACCTCGCATGCACGCGCGAGTGCTGCGACAAGTACAAGCAGGATTACGTGCTCGCCGACCACACCTCGGGCGACGTGTACCAGCTCGACGACCAGAAGACCGCGCGCCGGTTCGCGAACCGGGTCGTCCGCGTCCTCGGCACGCTCGAAGCCGAGTCGGGAACGATCCACGTGCTGAGGATCGAACCGGTTCGGTAA